A window of Aquitalea denitrificans contains these coding sequences:
- a CDS encoding serine/threonine protein kinase gives MTEQSMPPFAGLTPDVLLDAVESLGLRASGSLLALNSYENRVYQLGMEDGPPLVAKFYRPARWSDAQILEEHAFSLELAEREIPVVPPLLFGDASLHHYQGFRFALFARRGGRVPELGDSNTLEWIGRFLGRIHALGQVLPYQFRPALDIRSFGEESVAYLLDGNVLPADLREVYRGVAAQALDGVRRCFERAGAVRQLRLHGDCHNGNMLWTDDGPHFVDFDDSRMGPAMQDLWMLLSGTRDEQSAQLADVLAGYEDFCDFDLRELYLLEGLRTLRLLHYAAWLARRWDDPAFPVAFPWFAQPRFWEEQILSLREQIALMDEPPLWRLP, from the coding sequence ATGACTGAACAATCCATGCCCCCATTTGCCGGCCTGACGCCGGACGTCCTGCTGGATGCGGTGGAAAGCCTGGGGCTACGCGCCTCCGGCAGCCTGCTGGCACTCAACAGCTATGAAAACCGTGTCTATCAACTGGGCATGGAGGACGGCCCACCGCTGGTAGCCAAGTTTTACCGTCCGGCGCGCTGGAGCGATGCGCAGATTCTGGAAGAGCATGCTTTCAGTCTGGAACTGGCTGAGCGGGAAATCCCGGTGGTGCCGCCCTTGCTGTTTGGCGATGCCAGCCTGCATCACTACCAGGGTTTCCGCTTTGCCCTGTTTGCCCGTCGTGGTGGCCGGGTACCGGAGCTGGGTGACAGCAACACGCTGGAGTGGATAGGCCGTTTTCTGGGGCGTATCCACGCGCTGGGACAGGTCCTTCCGTATCAGTTCCGCCCCGCGCTGGACATCCGTAGCTTTGGAGAGGAGTCGGTTGCCTATCTGCTGGACGGCAATGTGCTGCCGGCTGATTTGCGCGAAGTGTATCGCGGTGTGGCCGCTCAGGCGCTGGATGGCGTGCGGCGCTGCTTTGAACGTGCCGGTGCGGTACGGCAGCTGCGGCTGCATGGCGATTGCCACAACGGCAATATGCTGTGGACTGATGATGGTCCGCATTTTGTCGATTTCGACGATAGCCGCATGGGCCCGGCAATGCAGGATTTGTGGATGTTGCTGTCTGGCACGCGTGATGAGCAGTCGGCCCAGTTAGCCGACGTGCTGGCCGGCTACGAGGACTTTTGTGATTTCGACCTGCGCGAGCTGTATCTGCTGGAAGGTCTGCGCACACTGCGCTTGCTGCATTACGCAGCCTGGCTGGCGCGGCGCTGGGATGATCCGGCATTCCCGGTGGCGTTTCCCTGGTTTGCGCAGCCGCGCTTCTGGGAGGAGCAGATTCTCTCGCTGCGTGAGCAGATTGCCCTGATGGATGAGCCACCGTTGTGGCGACTGCCCTAG
- a CDS encoding cation diffusion facilitator family transporter: protein MTIHTSHAPHETTDDAARNKAAHRSTMVSVWVNIVLATAQILIGVFAKSQALVADGVHSLSDLLSDFVVLLAGHHSRKAPDDDHQYGHQRYENAASLVLGLLLLAVGIGMLWSAAVKFHDPSSIPTVHSVALWVAIAALVAKELLFRFMLAVAQRVRSSMLVANAWHARSDAASSLVVAIGIIGNLMGYPILDPVAALIVGFIVGKMGWSFAWNSLHDLMDRAADTEETDAIRTTLLGTSGVRALHDLRTRKMGDLILVDVHLEVDGHMNVFDAHTIAEQARERVMAAHPVLNVMTHIDPVGLEHPADRSIA, encoded by the coding sequence ATGACCATACACACCAGCCATGCACCGCATGAAACCACGGACGACGCCGCCCGCAACAAGGCAGCCCACCGCAGCACCATGGTCAGCGTATGGGTGAATATCGTGCTGGCCACGGCCCAGATCCTGATTGGCGTGTTTGCCAAATCACAGGCCCTGGTGGCTGACGGCGTCCACTCGCTGTCCGATCTGCTGTCCGACTTTGTCGTGCTGCTGGCCGGCCATCACAGCCGCAAGGCACCGGATGATGACCACCAGTATGGCCACCAGCGTTACGAAAACGCCGCCTCGCTGGTGCTGGGCCTGCTGCTGCTGGCCGTTGGCATCGGCATGCTGTGGTCTGCCGCCGTCAAGTTTCACGACCCCTCATCCATCCCCACCGTACACAGCGTGGCGCTGTGGGTTGCCATCGCCGCGCTGGTGGCCAAGGAATTACTGTTCCGTTTCATGCTGGCGGTAGCACAACGAGTGCGCTCCAGCATGCTGGTGGCCAATGCCTGGCATGCGCGTTCAGATGCGGCGTCATCGCTGGTAGTGGCTATCGGCATCATCGGGAACCTGATGGGCTATCCGATTCTCGACCCGGTTGCCGCACTGATCGTGGGCTTCATCGTGGGCAAGATGGGCTGGAGCTTTGCCTGGAATTCGCTGCACGACCTGATGGACCGCGCCGCCGACACCGAAGAAACCGATGCCATTCGCACCACTCTGCTGGGCACCAGCGGCGTCCGAGCCCTGCATGACCTGCGCACCCGCAAGATGGGCGATCTGATCCTGGTGGATGTCCATCTGGAAGTGGATGGCCACATGAATGTCTTCGATGCCCACACCATTGCCGAGCAGGCACGCGAACGGGTGATGGCGGCCCATCCGGTACTCAATGTGATGACCCATATCGACCCGGTTGGCCTTGAACACCCGGCAGACCGCTCCATCGCATGA
- the selA gene encoding L-seryl-tRNA(Sec) selenium transferase has translation MPLKNLYARLPSVDRLLNHPLLEKVLDRHGNAALAEAVRQTLDEARQHIRSNNSLPRWAEDEHQLAEQASQRVCTRQQVQIRPVFNLSGTVLHTNLGRAPMAEEAVEAVSRAMREAVTLEYDLDGAGRGHRDTAISELLQELTGAEAACVVNNNAAAVLILLSTVAAGREVVVSRGELVEIGGAFRMPDVMRQAGCQLVEVGATNRTHLRDYRQAIGPETGMLMKVHTSNYHIEGFTHSVSEAELAALAHEHGLPAATDLGSGALIDLSAYGLPAEPMPQQMIAQGVDLVSFSGDKLLGGPQAGLIIGKKSWIDKIQQHPLKRALRCDKMTLAALEATLRLYLQPDRLARQLPTLRRLVRPQADMQQQAQRLLPLLRDFAGSDFDTTEQACLSQIGSGSLPVDRLPGWAITFSPHDGRGSTLEALATRLRNLPSPVIGRLYDGKLWLDLRCLEDEATFLANLGLTVQSANPG, from the coding sequence ATGCCGCTGAAAAACCTGTATGCCCGCCTGCCCTCGGTAGACCGGCTGCTCAACCATCCGCTGCTGGAAAAAGTGCTGGATCGCCACGGCAATGCCGCACTGGCCGAAGCCGTGCGCCAGACCCTGGACGAAGCCCGCCAGCACATCCGCAGCAACAACAGCCTGCCGCGCTGGGCAGAAGACGAACACCAATTGGCCGAGCAAGCCAGCCAGCGCGTCTGCACCCGTCAGCAGGTGCAGATCCGCCCGGTATTCAACCTCAGCGGCACGGTGCTGCATACCAATCTGGGGCGTGCGCCGATGGCGGAAGAAGCGGTCGAAGCGGTCAGCCGCGCCATGCGCGAGGCCGTGACACTGGAATACGATCTGGATGGTGCCGGTCGTGGCCATCGCGATACCGCCATCAGCGAATTGCTGCAGGAGCTGACCGGGGCGGAAGCCGCCTGCGTGGTCAACAACAATGCCGCAGCGGTGCTGATTCTGCTGTCCACCGTGGCGGCAGGCCGCGAAGTGGTGGTGTCACGTGGTGAACTGGTGGAAATCGGCGGGGCTTTCCGCATGCCGGACGTCATGCGCCAGGCTGGCTGCCAACTGGTAGAGGTGGGTGCCACCAACCGCACCCACTTGCGCGACTACCGCCAGGCCATCGGCCCGGAAACCGGCATGCTGATGAAAGTGCACACCAGCAATTACCATATAGAAGGCTTTACCCACAGCGTCAGCGAGGCCGAACTGGCCGCACTGGCGCATGAACACGGCCTGCCGGCGGCCACCGATCTGGGCTCCGGTGCGCTGATCGATCTGTCGGCCTATGGCCTGCCGGCGGAACCGATGCCACAGCAGATGATTGCCCAGGGGGTGGATCTGGTCAGCTTTTCCGGCGACAAGTTGCTGGGCGGCCCGCAGGCCGGGCTGATCATCGGCAAGAAAAGCTGGATAGACAAAATCCAGCAACACCCACTCAAGCGCGCACTGCGCTGCGACAAGATGACACTGGCCGCACTGGAAGCCACCTTGCGGCTTTATCTGCAGCCAGACCGGCTGGCACGCCAGCTACCCACACTGCGCCGCCTGGTGCGCCCGCAGGCCGATATGCAACAGCAGGCCCAGCGCTTGCTGCCGCTGCTGCGTGATTTTGCCGGCAGTGATTTCGACACCACAGAGCAGGCCTGCCTGTCACAGATTGGCAGCGGCTCGCTGCCGGTAGACCGCCTGCCCGGCTGGGCCATTACCTTCAGCCCGCACGATGGCCGTGGCAGCACGCTGGAAGCGCTGGCTACCCGACTGCGCAACCTGCCCTCCCCGGTGATTGGCCGCCTGTACGATGGCAAGCTGTGGCTGGATTTGCGCTGTCTGGAAGACGAAGCCACTTTTCTGGCGAATCTTGGCCTGACAGTGCAGAGCGCAAACCCCGGCTAG
- a CDS encoding EAL domain-containing protein: MQLADMQDVLIVEDSNLHRQLASEICQQLGFSSVRHAANGEEGMAMARERLPDLMLLDLEMPRMDGVQVMQQLAAEKLAPYIVLTSGKDYMLISTLELMGAGLGLQVLGGLKKPLNKNQLLDLLQRLYPQAGKNGETCPLYDPANVRQALELGQIIPYYQPKTDLKTGHIKGAEMLARWQHPECGLIAPARFIPVIEQNDWATELTLSMLEQGLSQWQEWARHGLRLPLSINLSARSLQGNSLITAVESRLQRSRVPARYITFEITETAISDSLTDAIGIAARLRLAGMGLSIDDFGTGFATFQQLTRFPFTELKIDQSLVTSIADKPHLQAITDSIIELGTRMKLCTVAEGIETQQDLDIMQQHGCQLGQGYFIARPMDASQFLPWAKQHQPGFNPTPRAVN, from the coding sequence ATGCAGCTTGCCGACATGCAGGATGTGTTGATCGTGGAAGACAGCAACCTGCACCGACAACTGGCCAGCGAAATCTGCCAGCAACTGGGTTTTTCCAGTGTCAGGCACGCGGCCAACGGCGAGGAAGGCATGGCCATGGCACGTGAACGCCTGCCGGATCTGATGCTGCTCGACCTGGAAATGCCGCGCATGGACGGCGTGCAGGTGATGCAGCAACTGGCGGCGGAAAAGCTTGCCCCGTACATCGTGCTGACATCAGGCAAGGACTACATGCTCATTTCCACACTGGAGCTGATGGGGGCGGGTCTGGGTCTGCAGGTACTGGGCGGCCTGAAAAAACCGCTGAATAAAAACCAGCTGCTGGATTTGCTGCAGCGGCTATACCCCCAGGCAGGAAAAAACGGAGAAACCTGCCCGCTATACGACCCGGCCAACGTGCGTCAGGCGCTGGAGCTAGGCCAGATCATCCCTTACTACCAGCCCAAGACCGACCTTAAAACCGGCCACATCAAGGGGGCGGAAATGCTGGCGCGCTGGCAGCATCCGGAATGCGGGCTGATTGCCCCGGCCCGTTTCATTCCGGTGATTGAACAGAACGACTGGGCTACCGAACTGACACTCAGCATGCTGGAACAGGGTTTGAGCCAATGGCAGGAGTGGGCGCGCCACGGTCTGCGCCTGCCATTGTCCATCAATCTTTCGGCCCGCTCCCTACAGGGCAACAGCCTGATCACCGCCGTGGAAAGCCGGTTGCAACGCAGTCGGGTACCTGCCCGATACATTACTTTTGAGATTACCGAGACCGCCATTTCCGACAGCCTGACCGACGCCATCGGCATTGCCGCCCGCCTGCGGCTGGCCGGCATGGGGCTATCGATTGATGATTTTGGTACCGGCTTTGCCACTTTCCAGCAACTCACCCGATTTCCCTTCACCGAACTGAAAATCGACCAGTCACTAGTTACTTCGATTGCCGACAAGCCTCATCTGCAGGCCATCACCGACAGCATCATCGAACTTGGCACCCGCATGAAACTATGTACGGTAGCCGAAGGCATAGAAACACAACAGGACCTGGACATCATGCAACAACACGGTTGCCAACTGGGACAGGGTTATTTCATTGCCCGGCCGATGGACGCCAGCCAGTTTCTGCCCTGGGCCAAACAACACCAGCCCGGCTTCAACCCGACACCACGCGCCGTCAACTAA
- a CDS encoding methyl-accepting chemotaxis protein produces MALIRFSPDGCITDTNQNFLDTMGYATRDELLGKPHSLLCEPAYSVSTDYRQLWERLRRGEFYRSQVCRLARDGRTIWLQATYTPVKDENNHVVSIIKLATDISRNVAEATRNQAILQAINRAMAEIEFTPDGLILNANDNFLQATGYTRDSLIGKPHRILCTAEFAASAEYVALWERLRSGQHYSGRILRQSRDGKLIWLEANYNPVLDEQGRVGSVIKFATDITAQISLQHMERESALLAYATARETQSLANAGVFDIEQSIEEIMTKAGDIERGSQQVQKLGDRSQQIGSIVQTIKEIADQTNLLALNAAIEAARAGEMGRGFAVVADEVRKLAERTSSSTVEINSMVQDIQVHTRTAVSSMDSLLEQANGNVQLSQRVGETISRINHQAKGVVEVVSRFADMKSQQEQSRP; encoded by the coding sequence ATGGCGCTCATCCGGTTCAGCCCGGATGGCTGCATTACCGATACCAATCAGAACTTCCTCGACACCATGGGTTATGCCACCCGTGATGAACTGCTGGGCAAACCGCACAGCCTGCTGTGCGAGCCAGCATACTCGGTCAGTACGGATTATCGGCAGCTGTGGGAAAGGCTGCGCCGTGGCGAGTTCTATCGCAGCCAGGTGTGCCGCCTTGCCCGAGATGGCCGCACCATCTGGCTGCAGGCAACCTATACCCCGGTCAAGGATGAAAACAACCATGTTGTCAGCATCATCAAGCTGGCAACCGATATCAGTCGCAATGTCGCGGAAGCCACCCGTAACCAGGCCATCCTGCAAGCCATCAACCGGGCAATGGCCGAAATAGAATTTACGCCGGATGGCCTGATCCTCAATGCCAATGACAATTTCCTGCAAGCCACCGGTTATACCCGTGACAGCCTGATTGGCAAACCACATCGCATACTGTGCACTGCCGAGTTTGCCGCCAGTGCGGAATACGTCGCGCTATGGGAGCGCTTGCGTAGCGGCCAGCATTACAGCGGGCGCATATTGCGCCAGAGCCGCGATGGCAAGCTGATCTGGCTGGAAGCCAATTACAACCCGGTACTGGACGAGCAAGGCCGGGTTGGCAGCGTCATCAAGTTTGCTACAGACATCACCGCTCAGATTTCCCTGCAACACATGGAAAGAGAGTCGGCACTGCTGGCTTACGCTACCGCGCGCGAAACCCAGTCACTGGCCAATGCCGGGGTGTTTGACATCGAACAGAGCATCGAGGAAATCATGACCAAGGCCGGTGATATTGAACGTGGTAGTCAGCAGGTGCAAAAACTGGGGGATCGTTCACAGCAAATCGGCTCCATCGTGCAAACCATCAAGGAAATTGCCGACCAAACCAATCTGCTGGCCTTGAATGCCGCTATTGAAGCAGCCCGCGCCGGCGAGATGGGACGCGGCTTTGCCGTGGTGGCAGACGAAGTGCGCAAGCTGGCAGAGCGTACATCCAGCTCTACAGTGGAAATCAACAGCATGGTGCAGGATATCCAGGTACATACCCGTACCGCGGTATCCAGCATGGACAGCCTGCTGGAACAGGCCAATGGCAACGTGCAGCTATCCCAGCGGGTGGGAGAAACCATTTCCCGCATCAACCACCAGGCCAAGGGCGTTGTCGAGGTGGTAAGCCGCTTTGCCGACATGAAAAGCCAGCAAGAGCAGAGCAGGCCCTAG
- a CDS encoding GlpM family protein, whose protein sequence is MALLLKSLLGALAVVLISLLSRSRNYYIAGLVPLFPTFALIAHYIVGSERGALALKTTVLFGMWSLLPYFIYLFSLYCLLDRLRLPWALAAATLCWGVAALVLILGWSRWHG, encoded by the coding sequence TTGGCCCTGTTGCTCAAGTCCCTGCTCGGCGCACTGGCGGTGGTGCTGATCAGCCTGCTGTCGCGCTCGCGCAATTACTACATCGCCGGCCTGGTGCCGCTGTTTCCCACGTTTGCGCTGATTGCCCACTACATTGTCGGCAGCGAACGCGGCGCGCTGGCGCTCAAGACCACGGTGCTGTTTGGCATGTGGTCACTGCTGCCTTATTTCATCTACCTGTTCAGCCTGTATTGCCTGCTGGACCGTTTGCGCCTACCCTGGGCGCTGGCTGCCGCCACCCTGTGCTGGGGCGTGGCGGCCTTGGTGCTGATTCTTGGTTGGAGCCGCTGGCACGGCTAG
- the selB gene encoding selenocysteine-specific translation elongation factor, with the protein MIFATAGHVDHGKTALLTALTGQNADRLPEEKKRGMTIDLGYVYLPLADGRVAGFIDVPGHEKFLSNMLCGLSGIPHALLIVAADDGIMPQTREHLAILQLSGIAQLTVVISKCDLADSTRQQAVADDIRQLLAASPWPAAPVFFVSSHTGAGIDALRQHLLQHLSALPQSSGQRFRLAIDRAFSLSGAGLVVTGTALGGEVQVGDRLWLSGRDVPVRVRSLHVQNTAAPTGQAGQRIALNLAGDVEKKDIQRGDWLFGTAPAAPSSRITVSVQAIAPLRHWQAMHIHHAARHITGRLALLNRSQLAAGESALAELVLDHPLWLANDDRLILRDASARDTIAGARVLELQVPGRGKRQPARLAYLQQLQSAELTLTARLQLQSRQQAVVLEDFAWAMQLDEQALRQLLADSPGQQVAGRFYHLQHWADMQETLLQRLAMLHQQQPDQLGASRGRLRRLALPGEAEATVNLLLEQLLQQGQLKQTRGWLHLPQHVLAFTLQEEQHWQQLAPCFTGNEPHWVRDLAATLGEDEGETRRLLHKAARLGHVMAVVQDRYFSNASMHAMADLIRQLCQQHGHADAAAFRNQLGCGRKLAIQILEFYDRTGFTRRLGDRHLLRESLLFGGMESTTGPHTFPPT; encoded by the coding sequence ATGATTTTTGCCACCGCCGGCCATGTCGATCATGGCAAGACCGCCCTGCTCACCGCGCTGACCGGCCAGAATGCCGACCGGCTGCCGGAAGAGAAAAAGCGCGGCATGACCATAGACCTGGGCTATGTCTATCTACCGCTGGCGGATGGGCGGGTAGCAGGATTCATCGATGTCCCCGGCCATGAAAAATTCCTCTCCAACATGCTGTGCGGCCTGTCCGGCATTCCGCACGCCTTGCTGATCGTTGCCGCTGACGACGGCATCATGCCGCAAACCCGGGAACATCTGGCCATCCTGCAGCTTAGCGGCATTGCGCAACTGACGGTGGTCATCAGCAAATGCGATCTGGCCGATTCAACCCGGCAGCAGGCGGTGGCCGACGACATCCGCCAACTGCTGGCCGCCAGCCCATGGCCAGCGGCACCGGTTTTCTTTGTCTCCAGCCACACTGGCGCGGGCATCGATGCGCTGCGTCAGCACCTGCTGCAACACCTGTCGGCGCTTCCCCAGTCATCCGGCCAACGATTTCGCCTGGCCATCGACCGCGCCTTCAGCCTCAGTGGAGCCGGACTGGTGGTGACCGGCACCGCACTAGGCGGTGAGGTGCAGGTAGGCGACCGGCTGTGGCTCAGTGGCAGAGATGTCCCGGTCAGGGTGCGTAGCCTGCATGTGCAAAATACGGCCGCACCAACCGGCCAGGCTGGGCAACGCATTGCGCTGAATCTGGCTGGCGACGTGGAAAAAAAAGACATCCAGCGCGGTGACTGGCTGTTTGGCACCGCGCCAGCAGCTCCCAGCAGCCGCATCACAGTCAGCGTGCAGGCCATCGCCCCCTTGCGCCACTGGCAGGCCATGCATATCCACCATGCAGCACGCCACATTACCGGACGGCTGGCGCTGCTCAACCGCAGCCAGCTGGCCGCCGGAGAAAGCGCGCTGGCCGAACTAGTGCTGGATCACCCCTTGTGGCTGGCCAATGACGACCGCCTGATCCTGCGCGACGCCAGTGCGCGCGACACCATCGCGGGTGCCCGGGTGCTGGAATTGCAAGTGCCAGGCCGGGGCAAGCGTCAGCCCGCCCGGCTGGCCTATCTGCAGCAATTGCAAAGCGCAGAGCTGACACTGACCGCGCGGCTGCAACTGCAAAGCCGGCAGCAAGCGGTGGTACTGGAGGACTTTGCCTGGGCGATGCAGCTGGATGAGCAAGCCCTGCGGCAGCTGCTGGCGGACAGCCCGGGCCAGCAGGTTGCCGGCCGCTTTTATCACCTGCAACACTGGGCCGACATGCAGGAAACCCTGCTACAACGACTGGCCATGCTGCACCAACAGCAGCCAGACCAACTCGGTGCCAGCCGTGGACGCCTGCGCCGGCTCGCCCTGCCCGGCGAAGCCGAAGCCACGGTCAACCTGCTGCTGGAACAGCTGCTGCAACAAGGCCAGCTGAAACAGACCCGTGGCTGGCTGCATCTGCCGCAACATGTGCTGGCTTTCACACTGCAGGAAGAGCAGCACTGGCAACAACTGGCCCCCTGCTTTACCGGTAACGAACCGCACTGGGTACGCGACCTTGCCGCCACGCTGGGCGAGGATGAAGGCGAAACCCGCCGCCTGCTGCACAAGGCCGCGCGACTGGGCCATGTGATGGCCGTGGTGCAGGACCGCTACTTTTCCAATGCCAGCATGCATGCCATGGCCGACCTCATCCGCCAGCTATGCCAGCAGCACGGCCATGCCGATGCCGCCGCCTTCCGCAACCAGCTGGGCTGCGGACGCAAGCTGGCCATCCAGATTCTGGAGTTTTACGACCGTACCGGCTTCACCCGCCGTCTGGGAGATCGCCATCTGCTACGTGAGAGTCTGCTGTTTGGCGGCATGGAATCCACGACAGGACCGCACACTTTCCCGCCGACCTGA